From Plectropomus leopardus isolate mb chromosome 4, YSFRI_Pleo_2.0, whole genome shotgun sequence, the proteins below share one genomic window:
- the pgam1b gene encoding LOW QUALITY PROTEIN: phosphoglycerate mutase 1b (The sequence of the model RefSeq protein was modified relative to this genomic sequence to represent the inferred CDS: deleted 1 base in 1 codon): MAAYKLVLIRHGESCWNQENRFCGWFDADLSETGEQEAKRGGQALKDAGYEFDICYTSVLKRAIRTLWFVLDSIDQMWLPVHRTWRLNERHYGGLTGLNKAETAAKHGEAQVKIWRRSFDVPPPPMDEGHDFYQTISKDRRYADLTEDQLPSCESLKDTIARALPFWDEVIVPQIKEGKRVLIAAHGNSLRGIVKHLEGMSEEAIMELNLPTGIPIVYELDESLKPVGPMQFLGDEETVKKAMAAVAAQGKAKK; this comes from the exons ATGGCTGCCTACAAGCTTGTCCTGATCCGCCATGGGGAGAGCTGCTGGAACCAGGAGAACCGCTTCTGCGGCTGGTTCGATGCGGACCTGAGTGAAACCGGGGAGCAGGAGGCAAAGAGGGGAGGACAGGCCCTGAAAG ATGCTGGCTATGAATTCGACATTTGCTACACCTCTGTCCTCAAGAGGGCCATCCGCACCCTGTGGTTTGTTCTGGACAGCATCGACCAGATGTGGCTGCCCGTCCATCGAACCTGGCGCCTCAATGAGCGCCACTACGGTGGCCTGACTGGGCTGAACAAGGCTGAAACTGCAGCCAAACACGGAGAGGCTCAAGTTAAGATCTGGAGGCGGTCCTTCGACGTTCCTCCCCCACCCATGGATGAGGGGCATGACTTCTATCAGACCATAAGCAAG GACCGGCGTTACGCCGATCTGACGGAGGACCAGCTTCCCAGCTGTGAGAGCCTCAAGGACACCATCGCCAGGGCTCTGCCCTTCTGGGACGAAGTGATCGTACCACAGATCAAAGAGGGAAAGAGGGTTTTGATTGCTGCCCATGGCAACAGTCTCCGAGGCATCGTCAAGCATCTTGAGG GTATGTCAGAGGAGGCCATCATGGAGCTGAACCTGCCGACAGGTATCCCCATTGTGTACGAGCTGGACGAGAGCCTGAAGCCTGTAGGACCCATGCAGTTCCTGGGAGACGAGGAGACC GTCAAGAAGGCCATGGCAGCTGTGGCTGCTCAGGGCAAAGCCAAGAAatag